Proteins from one Syntrophaceae bacterium genomic window:
- a CDS encoding ABC transporter ATP-binding protein — MDHFRVENLSIAFGGLKAVHEVGFRVEKNRIFSIIGPNGSGKTTIFNLISGIYRPDGGKVFLEGEKLTGLSPDRVARRGVARTFQNIELFSNASVMDNLLLGRHIHMKTGVFSGAFLWGRRSRAAREEISNREVVERIIDFLDLQSVRNLPVASLPYGKRKLVELGRALALEPKLLLLDEPSAGMNTEEKEDLNLWIRDIREDYGVTILLIEHDMNMIMGISDRILAVNQGQAIVEGTPQEVQSHPEVIRAYLGEADA; from the coding sequence ATGGACCACTTCCGGGTGGAAAACCTCTCCATTGCCTTCGGGGGTCTGAAGGCGGTCCACGAAGTGGGCTTTCGGGTCGAGAAGAACCGGATCTTCTCGATCATCGGGCCCAACGGGTCGGGGAAGACCACCATCTTCAACCTGATCAGCGGCATCTACCGGCCCGACGGGGGAAAGGTGTTCCTGGAGGGCGAGAAGCTGACGGGGCTGTCGCCGGACCGCGTCGCCCGCCGGGGTGTCGCCCGGACCTTCCAGAACATCGAACTCTTCTCCAATGCGAGCGTGATGGACAACCTCCTCCTGGGGCGGCACATCCACATGAAGACGGGGGTCTTCTCCGGGGCCTTTCTCTGGGGGCGGCGGTCCCGGGCGGCCCGGGAGGAGATCAGCAACCGGGAGGTGGTCGAGCGAATCATCGATTTCCTGGACCTGCAGTCCGTCCGGAACCTGCCGGTGGCGAGCCTACCCTACGGCAAGCGGAAGCTCGTGGAGCTTGGGAGGGCCCTGGCCCTCGAACCGAAGCTGCTTCTGCTGGACGAGCCCTCGGCGGGCATGAACACGGAAGAGAAGGAGGACCTGAACCTCTGGATCCGGGACATCCGGGAGGACTATGGAGTGACGATCCTGCTGATCGAGCACGACATGAACATGATCATGGGGATCTCCGACCGGATTCTGGCCGTCAACCAGGGGCAGGCCATCGTCGAGGGGACCCCGCAGGAGGTGCAGAGCCACCCGGAAGTGATCCGGGCGTATCTGGGGGAGGCCGATGCTTAG
- a CDS encoding branched-chain amino acid ABC transporter permease has translation MDMKRDYYEDIRLFGSVVVLFWSLLLLAFLYTLPLYLPAYRFYLLNLILVHVILAVGLNILVGYTGQISLGHAGFFAIGAYATTLLMARLEVPFFPALLSAAFIAAAFGFLVGLPALRLEGPYLSIATLGFGLTITHVIGHAEVFGGRTGLQAPPLDLGIPQLGWSFILETDLGKYYLILTIAVLMVTGAVNLMKTRVGRSFVAIRDSDIAAEVMGVNLMAYKTLSFAVSAFYAGVAGGLFGFILGFFNPEPFNLILSIVFLVMVVVGGLGSTFGSIVGATLITWLQYDLLKNIREMPLAGPFLLDLSDRWFTVVGLENFNSIILGLVMIAIVLFEPLGMFGVWLRVKKYWRTWPF, from the coding sequence ATGGACATGAAGCGGGATTATTACGAGGATATCCGGCTCTTCGGGAGCGTCGTGGTCCTCTTCTGGTCTCTCCTTCTGCTGGCTTTCCTCTACACCCTGCCCCTGTATCTGCCCGCATACCGCTTCTATCTGCTGAACCTGATCCTGGTCCATGTGATCCTGGCTGTGGGGCTCAACATCCTGGTCGGCTACACGGGCCAGATCTCTCTCGGACATGCGGGATTCTTCGCTATCGGCGCCTACGCGACGACCCTGCTCATGGCCAGGCTGGAGGTTCCCTTCTTCCCCGCCCTCCTGTCGGCGGCCTTTATCGCCGCGGCCTTCGGCTTCCTGGTGGGACTCCCGGCGCTTCGCCTGGAGGGCCCCTACCTGTCCATCGCCACGCTTGGGTTCGGTCTCACCATCACGCATGTCATCGGGCACGCGGAGGTCTTCGGCGGGCGAACGGGGCTCCAGGCGCCGCCCCTGGATCTCGGAATTCCGCAGCTAGGCTGGAGCTTCATCCTGGAGACCGATCTGGGGAAATACTACCTGATCCTGACCATCGCCGTCCTGATGGTAACCGGCGCCGTCAACCTCATGAAGACCCGGGTGGGCCGCTCGTTCGTGGCCATCCGGGACAGCGACATCGCCGCCGAGGTCATGGGGGTCAACCTGATGGCCTACAAGACCCTCTCGTTCGCTGTCAGCGCATTCTATGCCGGCGTTGCCGGGGGGCTTTTCGGGTTCATCCTGGGATTCTTCAATCCCGAGCCCTTCAACCTCATCCTGTCCATCGTGTTCCTCGTGATGGTCGTCGTAGGAGGCCTGGGATCGACCTTTGGATCCATCGTAGGGGCGACGCTCATCACCTGGCTGCAATACGATCTCCTGAAGAACATCCGGGAAATGCCGCTGGCGGGCCCGTTCCTGCTGGATCTGTCGGACCGCTGGTTCACCGTCGTCGGCCTGGAAAATTTCAACAGCATCATCCTCGGTCTCGTCATGATCGCCATTGTCCTCTTCGAGCCCCTGGGGATGTTCGGAGTGTGGCTCCGCGTCAAGAAGTATTGGAGAACATGGCCGTTCTGA
- a CDS encoding flavin reductase family protein — translation MGKVSIGTNVYLYPNPVTLLGTMVEGRVNFMPLGWVSRVNADPPWIGIGVNRGHHSTRGILENGTFSVNFPSADMMEETDYCGLVSGSKTDKSGVFECFFGVLKTAPLIDACPLCLECRLVQTMDLPTNDWFIGEIVSSWIEDACLTDGKPDIRKINPLLLTMPDNRYWTVGPEAGRAWGAGADLLKRRKGKS, via the coding sequence ATGGGAAAGGTGTCCATCGGCACCAACGTTTACTTATACCCGAACCCTGTCACCCTGCTGGGGACGATGGTGGAGGGAAGAGTCAACTTCATGCCGCTGGGCTGGGTGTCCCGGGTGAATGCGGACCCTCCCTGGATCGGCATCGGCGTCAACCGGGGACACCACTCGACCAGAGGGATTCTTGAAAACGGCACCTTCAGCGTGAATTTCCCATCGGCCGACATGATGGAAGAAACGGATTACTGTGGCCTGGTGTCAGGAAGCAAGACCGACAAGTCCGGCGTCTTCGAGTGCTTCTTCGGGGTCCTGAAAACCGCCCCGCTGATCGACGCCTGTCCTCTCTGCCTGGAATGCAGGCTGGTCCAGACCATGGATCTGCCGACCAACGACTGGTTCATCGGCGAGATCGTCTCCTCCTGGATCGAGGATGCCTGCCTGACGGACGGCAAGCCGGACATCCGCAAGATCAACCCCCTGCTCCTGACCATGCCGGACAACCGCTACTGGACGGTGGGTCCGGAGGCGGGCAGGGCTTGGGGAGCCGGGGCGGATCTGTTGAAACGGCGGAAGGGAAAATCCTGA
- a CDS encoding cation transporter — translation MGADGHSHTHSHFGDLSSRTSFRLFLSLGITLVFVAVEALAGLWANSLALLSDAGHNLTDAVALGLSWYAVQLGNRPAHAGKTFGYHRAGILVALFNSTTLAVIALSIFYEAWHRFLSPPPVQAGILIVVGAVAFLVNAGTAWLVREGSEHDLNLKSAFLHLMGDVFSTLGAVLAGVVIFFTGLNWLDPLASVLIGALILWSAWSILRDVLDILLEATPRDVDMDGVVADLLDVSGVRGVHDLHVWSITQSMRALSAHILTDDISISGGALIQRAIQERIGLRYGIAHVTLQLECAGCEPDRLYCDLNGLNHACRGAGGEAGELPGTGP, via the coding sequence ATGGGAGCCGACGGACATTCCCACACCCATTCCCACTTCGGAGACCTGTCCTCCCGGACGTCCTTCCGCCTGTTTCTCTCCCTGGGCATCACGCTTGTGTTCGTGGCCGTCGAGGCGCTGGCGGGGCTCTGGGCGAACAGCCTGGCGCTCCTGTCGGATGCCGGGCACAACCTGACGGACGCCGTCGCCCTGGGCCTGAGCTGGTACGCCGTCCAACTCGGCAACCGGCCTGCCCATGCGGGCAAGACCTTCGGCTACCATCGGGCGGGCATTCTCGTCGCGCTGTTCAATTCCACCACCCTGGCCGTGATCGCGCTCAGCATTTTCTATGAAGCCTGGCACCGATTCCTGTCGCCGCCGCCGGTACAGGCGGGCATTCTGATCGTCGTCGGAGCAGTGGCTTTCCTGGTGAATGCCGGAACGGCCTGGCTGGTTCGAGAGGGCAGCGAGCACGACCTGAACCTGAAGAGCGCCTTTCTTCACCTGATGGGCGATGTTTTTTCGACGCTCGGGGCGGTACTGGCGGGCGTCGTCATCTTCTTTACGGGGCTGAACTGGCTGGATCCCCTGGCGAGCGTACTGATCGGCGCGCTGATCCTGTGGAGTGCCTGGAGCATTCTCCGCGACGTGCTGGACATCCTCCTGGAGGCCACCCCCCGGGACGTCGATATGGACGGGGTCGTCGCCGATCTGCTGGACGTCTCCGGCGTGCGCGGGGTTCACGACCTGCACGTATGGAGCATTACGCAGAGCATGCGGGCCCTCTCGGCGCACATCCTGACGGACGACATTTCCATCAGCGGCGGGGCGCTCATTCAGCGGGCTATCCAGGAAAGGATCGGCCTCAGGTACGGTATCGCCCATGTGACGCTGCAGTTGGAGTGTGCCGGCTGCGAACCCGACCGGCTCTATTGCGACCTGAACGGATTGAATCATGCTTGCCGGGGGGCCGGCGGGGAAGCAGGGGAACTGCCGGGAACCGGGCCTTGA
- a CDS encoding ABC transporter ATP-binding protein yields the protein MSDMILRTVNLTKRYGTRLAVNGLNIEVRRGDVFGFLGPNGAGKSTAIRMILRLVFPTEGDVELFGRSLNREGQRVLDRVGAIVEKPAFYGHLSAYRNLEILGGLRRRMPRHRILEGLERVGLLDRADDRVKTFSHGMNQRLGLALALLSEPELIILDEPTTGLDPQGVKDVRDLIRELARERGMTVFLSSHLLHEVEMTATRMAVIHQGVLRVEGAVRELLGDGEAVVTVRTDRPEEAARWIEARGGYPSPEPRGDGFTLKMELGRIPDLNRDLVEAGFRVQALIPERSLETYFLNLVGD from the coding sequence TTGTCCGACATGATTCTTCGTACCGTCAACCTGACCAAGCGCTACGGGACCCGCCTGGCCGTAAACGGCCTGAACATCGAGGTCCGCCGCGGCGACGTCTTTGGGTTCCTGGGGCCCAACGGTGCCGGCAAGAGCACGGCCATCCGGATGATCCTCCGCCTTGTTTTTCCCACGGAGGGCGACGTGGAGCTGTTCGGCCGTTCTCTTAACAGGGAGGGCCAGCGGGTTCTCGACCGGGTTGGAGCCATCGTCGAAAAACCGGCCTTCTACGGCCACCTGTCGGCATACCGGAACCTGGAGATCCTCGGGGGGCTGCGGCGACGTATGCCCCGGCATCGCATCCTGGAGGGGCTGGAGCGGGTGGGTCTGCTGGACCGGGCGGATGACCGGGTGAAGACCTTTTCCCATGGCATGAACCAGCGCCTGGGGCTGGCCCTGGCCCTGCTTTCAGAACCCGAGCTGATCATTCTCGACGAGCCCACGACGGGGCTGGATCCGCAGGGTGTGAAGGACGTCCGCGACCTGATCCGGGAGCTTGCCCGGGAACGGGGCATGACGGTCTTCCTCTCTTCGCACCTCCTCCATGAGGTGGAGATGACGGCAACGCGCATGGCCGTCATCCACCAGGGCGTTCTCCGGGTCGAAGGTGCCGTCCGGGAGCTGCTGGGGGACGGCGAAGCGGTCGTGACGGTCCGCACGGACCGGCCGGAGGAGGCTGCCCGATGGATCGAGGCCCGGGGTGGATACCCGTCGCCGGAGCCCCGCGGGGACGGCTTTACGCTCAAGATGGAGCTCGGCCGCATCCCGGACCTGAACCGCGACCTCGTCGAGGCGGGATTCCGGGTACAGGCCCTGATCCCGGAGCGCTCCCTGGAAACCTATTTCCTGAACCTGGTGGGGGATTAG
- a CDS encoding ABC transporter ATP-binding protein gives MLRLSNVETWYDLIRALHGISFEVREGQVVALLGSNGAGKSTTLKTIMRLLYGQRKEQPEKGTVEFRGVRIERKNPDEIVRMGISYVPEGREVFPELTVRENILMGAYTRRDGPAVREDMERVLQLFPVLRERREQQAGYLSGGEQQMLAIGRALMSRPKLLMLDEPSLGLSPLLTKEIFHIIRDINTREGVTILLVEQNVHMALQFSQFAYLMENGRIVRADRPEILREDEDVKEFYLGVAREASVKGYKRYRRKVRFR, from the coding sequence ATGCTTAGACTCTCCAACGTCGAGACCTGGTACGACCTGATCCGGGCGCTTCACGGGATCTCCTTCGAGGTCCGGGAAGGGCAGGTCGTGGCGCTCCTGGGATCCAACGGGGCGGGGAAGTCGACGACCCTCAAGACGATCATGCGGCTACTCTACGGCCAGAGAAAGGAGCAGCCCGAGAAGGGGACCGTCGAGTTCCGGGGAGTGCGCATCGAGCGGAAGAATCCCGACGAGATCGTCCGGATGGGGATCAGCTATGTCCCCGAGGGACGGGAGGTCTTCCCGGAGCTGACGGTGCGGGAGAACATCCTCATGGGGGCCTACACACGGCGCGACGGCCCGGCGGTCCGGGAGGACATGGAGCGGGTCCTTCAGCTTTTTCCCGTGCTTCGGGAGCGGCGGGAACAGCAGGCGGGTTACCTGAGCGGCGGAGAGCAGCAGATGCTGGCCATCGGGCGGGCCCTCATGAGCCGGCCGAAGCTTCTCATGCTGGACGAGCCGTCCCTGGGGCTGTCGCCGCTCCTCACGAAGGAAATCTTTCACATCATCCGGGACATCAATACCCGGGAGGGGGTGACGATCCTGCTGGTAGAGCAGAACGTCCACATGGCCCTGCAGTTTTCGCAGTTCGCCTACCTGATGGAAAACGGGCGCATCGTCCGGGCAGACCGGCCGGAGATTCTCCGGGAAGATGAGGACGTGAAAGAGTTCTATCTCGGCGTGGCCCGGGAAGCGTCGGTGAAGGGATACAAGCGCTACCGGCGGAAGGTGAGGTTCCGGTGA
- a CDS encoding histone deacetylase family protein, with translation MKVIFHKDFHQSYVADPAAATGRVESVLKAIRGKAELVEAVPASPEDIAAVHTPSHIEEVRRERLYDIAALAAGGAVQAAMTGLTEPCFALIRPPGHHASSGSAWGFCYFNNMAIALEKLKREGLIEKAHVLDFDLHFGDGTVNILGGRGYVTIHNPSAAERTKYLREVEQKLFAEKVDLIGVSAGFDNHLEDWGGLLATEDYRNMGKMVRRAAREHGGGCFGILEGGYNHGVLGQNVLAFIEGMEEG, from the coding sequence ATGAAGGTTATCTTTCACAAGGATTTCCATCAATCTTATGTTGCAGATCCCGCGGCCGCCACGGGCCGCGTGGAGTCCGTCCTGAAAGCGATCCGGGGCAAAGCGGAGCTTGTCGAAGCCGTCCCGGCGTCCCCGGAGGACATCGCCGCCGTTCACACCCCGTCCCACATTGAGGAAGTGCGCCGCGAGCGCCTCTACGACATTGCCGCCCTGGCCGCCGGCGGCGCCGTCCAGGCGGCCATGACCGGCCTGACGGAGCCCTGTTTCGCCCTCATCCGGCCTCCGGGGCACCATGCCTCCTCCGGCAGCGCCTGGGGGTTCTGCTACTTCAACAACATGGCCATCGCCCTGGAGAAGCTCAAGCGCGAGGGACTCATCGAAAAGGCCCACGTTCTGGATTTCGACCTCCACTTCGGCGACGGAACGGTGAATATCCTGGGCGGCCGCGGCTACGTGACGATCCACAATCCGTCCGCGGCGGAGCGGACGAAGTATCTCCGGGAAGTCGAACAGAAGCTCTTCGCCGAGAAAGTGGACCTCATCGGCGTCTCCGCCGGGTTCGACAACCACCTGGAGGACTGGGGCGGACTGCTGGCCACGGAAGACTACCGGAACATGGGGAAGATGGTCCGCCGGGCGGCCCGGGAGCACGGGGGCGGCTGTTTCGGAATCCTCGAGGGCGGATACAACCACGGTGTGCTGGGACAGAACGTCCTGGCCTTCATCGAGGGGATGGAGGAGGGCTGA
- a CDS encoding branched-chain amino acid ABC transporter permease: MIGQLIVEGLAIGACYGLFAVAVVIIYKTSEVINFGQGEMAMFATFVAYHMLTYYGAPFWAAFLLTLGFAALLGAAVEFLFLRPAKNPSILGLIVITLGAEMLLMGLASWKWGAEQKSFSLPWSYMSIHEPVPGIIISDWAIAVFLTAGTIAGLLYVFFRFTKLGIAMRATQQNQNAAKIMGIRTERVFAFSWGLSSIIGTVAAMFFAARATLDPAFMMEPFLRAFAAAVLGGLTSIPGVLVGGEILGLIENLFGYMWPQWKPIVAFVIIVLVLCIRPSGLFARHFVKKV; this comes from the coding sequence ATGATCGGACAGCTGATTGTCGAGGGACTCGCCATCGGGGCCTGCTACGGCCTCTTTGCCGTCGCCGTGGTGATTATCTACAAGACCTCGGAGGTGATCAACTTCGGCCAGGGCGAAATGGCCATGTTCGCCACGTTCGTGGCGTACCATATGCTCACGTACTACGGCGCTCCGTTCTGGGCGGCCTTTCTTCTGACCCTGGGGTTCGCAGCGCTCCTGGGGGCGGCCGTGGAATTCCTGTTTCTCCGCCCGGCGAAGAATCCGAGCATCCTGGGGCTGATCGTCATCACCCTCGGGGCCGAGATGCTGCTCATGGGGCTCGCCAGCTGGAAGTGGGGGGCCGAGCAAAAGTCCTTCTCGCTGCCGTGGTCCTACATGTCGATTCACGAGCCCGTTCCGGGCATCATCATCAGTGACTGGGCCATCGCCGTCTTCCTGACGGCCGGGACGATCGCGGGCCTCCTGTACGTCTTCTTCCGTTTCACGAAGCTCGGCATCGCCATGCGGGCGACCCAGCAGAACCAAAACGCCGCCAAGATCATGGGCATCCGGACCGAGCGGGTCTTCGCCTTTTCCTGGGGGCTCAGCTCCATCATCGGGACCGTTGCGGCGATGTTCTTCGCCGCCAGGGCGACCCTGGACCCGGCCTTCATGATGGAGCCCTTCCTCCGGGCATTCGCCGCGGCGGTCCTGGGGGGGCTGACGAGCATTCCCGGTGTGCTCGTGGGGGGGGAGATCCTGGGACTGATCGAAAACCTCTTCGGATACATGTGGCCCCAGTGGAAGCCCATCGTCGCCTTCGTCATCATCGTGCTCGTCCTGTGCATCCGCCCCAGCGGTCTCTTTGCCCGGCATTTCGTGAAGAAGGTGTAG
- a CDS encoding ABC transporter permease produces MGRLVWFEAVKTFTKLRTYIGFLAFGILVPLVVAGLRMGGQRAFERNLLAALEQDFIIGGNVLNGWFFGFFFLGALWVHVPIVLTLVAGDQIAGEGNAGTFRFLLPRAESRNRIIVAKFLVTLLYTALMVLFIGVLTLGLSLAVFGGGDLLVVKRGLTVIPEAVLPAHFLLAWGLAILSMFVVSAMCFLFSAFTDNSIGPIVATMAVIIISLIIITLPFELFQAIRPWLFVNYFDTWQKVFADPVPWDEIMRNVWILLGFTVLFFSMTLAWFNRKDILS; encoded by the coding sequence ATGGGCCGGCTGGTCTGGTTCGAGGCGGTCAAGACGTTTACCAAGCTCAGGACCTATATCGGGTTCCTGGCCTTCGGCATCCTGGTTCCCCTTGTCGTGGCGGGCCTCCGGATGGGGGGCCAGAGGGCCTTTGAGCGCAATCTCCTGGCCGCCCTGGAGCAGGACTTCATCATCGGCGGAAACGTCCTCAACGGCTGGTTCTTCGGCTTCTTCTTCCTGGGCGCCCTGTGGGTCCACGTGCCCATCGTCCTGACCCTTGTGGCGGGGGACCAGATCGCCGGCGAGGGGAACGCCGGGACGTTCCGGTTCCTCCTGCCCCGGGCGGAGTCGAGGAACCGGATCATCGTCGCGAAGTTCCTGGTCACGCTTCTTTATACGGCCTTGATGGTGCTTTTTATCGGCGTCCTCACCCTGGGGCTCTCCCTGGCCGTCTTCGGAGGAGGGGATCTCCTGGTTGTGAAGCGGGGGCTTACAGTCATCCCGGAGGCGGTCCTGCCGGCCCATTTTCTCCTAGCCTGGGGCCTCGCCATCCTGAGCATGTTCGTCGTCTCCGCCATGTGCTTTCTTTTCTCCGCCTTCACGGACAACTCCATCGGCCCCATCGTGGCCACCATGGCCGTCATCATCATCAGTCTCATCATCATCACGCTGCCCTTCGAGCTGTTCCAGGCCATCCGGCCCTGGCTTTTCGTGAACTACTTCGATACCTGGCAGAAGGTCTTCGCCGATCCCGTCCCCTGGGATGAGATCATGAGAAACGTCTGGATCCTGCTGGGCTTTACGGTCCTCTTCTTTTCCATGACCCTGGCCTGGTTCAACCGCAAGGACATCCTGTCATGA
- the mazG gene encoding nucleoside triphosphate pyrophosphohydrolase, producing the protein MTGTGGGRSGAFSTPDPNGIDALLDLIRTLRSPDGCPWDRAQGKKDLGRYLLNEAYEVLDALAGEEPAALREELGDLLFQILFLVVLAEEDGSFRLADVTAEIREKMIRRHPHVFGDVTVRDAAEVKTNWDEIKKGEKAVNGEPGGILDGIPRSMPALRKAQETGRRAARVGFDWTDTAGVLDKVREETKELEEALAHGSPDRVSEEIGDLLFSVVNLARHASVEAEEALEAATAKFRDRFRFIERELGRRGKSPASASMEEMDLLWEESKDR; encoded by the coding sequence ATGACCGGCACAGGAGGAGGACGGAGCGGCGCGTTTTCAACGCCTGACCCAAACGGTATCGATGCGCTCCTTGACCTGATCCGGACCCTGCGCTCCCCCGATGGATGCCCTTGGGACCGGGCCCAGGGAAAGAAAGACCTCGGCCGCTATCTCCTGAACGAGGCCTACGAGGTCCTGGACGCCCTGGCCGGAGAAGAGCCGGCGGCGCTCCGGGAGGAGCTTGGCGACCTGCTGTTCCAGATCCTCTTCCTGGTCGTTCTCGCCGAAGAGGACGGCTCTTTCCGGCTGGCGGATGTGACGGCGGAGATCCGGGAAAAGATGATCCGGCGCCACCCCCATGTCTTCGGGGACGTCACCGTTCGCGACGCCGCGGAGGTGAAGACCAACTGGGATGAAATCAAGAAGGGCGAGAAGGCGGTCAACGGCGAGCCCGGAGGGATCCTCGACGGAATCCCCCGCTCCATGCCGGCCCTCCGGAAGGCCCAGGAGACGGGACGGCGGGCCGCCCGGGTCGGCTTCGACTGGACCGATACCGCCGGCGTGCTGGACAAGGTCCGTGAGGAAACAAAGGAACTGGAGGAGGCTCTTGCCCACGGCTCCCCGGACCGGGTGAGCGAAGAGATCGGCGACCTCCTGTTCTCGGTGGTGAACCTGGCCCGCCACGCCTCCGTCGAAGCGGAAGAGGCGCTGGAGGCAGCCACCGCGAAGTTCAGGGACCGTTTCCGGTTCATCGAACGGGAGCTGGGCCGCCGGGGAAAATCTCCGGCCTCGGCATCCATGGAGGAAATGGACCTTCTGTGGGAGGAATCCAAAGACCGTTGA
- a CDS encoding ABC transporter substrate-binding protein, which produces MGSKRFWMVLGMAACAVLLVSAPGLAAKPGFDNKEIRIAQWGPQTGPAAPWGNVARGSRLLFDLVNEEGGIHGRKIKYFIRDDQYNPAQTVAVVKDVVEREGIFAFVGGTSGASGLAVKDYLAANKVVWVSPATSIKEYVMPVNPYIFALMPLYDDEASILTRYVVEKLKIRKIGVLYQNDPYGKNGLNGVKQRLAHLKIAAVAEVPVEAGEKDLASQIMRFKNAGAEAVYLQVNPTSAVIALKTAAAVGFKPQWVASSTLSDYALMHKISGGLWEGVITGAFTEPVDSALPLMTKYREAARRLDPKERWALFYLGGIVFAEPLVDALKRTGKNLSTDAFVRALNSTKDFKGVGPTITWTKSQHQGSDSIQIWQCGPKGALKVLQGWTANDLARWKKK; this is translated from the coding sequence ATGGGTTCGAAACGTTTCTGGATGGTTCTTGGGATGGCGGCCTGCGCGGTACTCCTGGTGTCGGCCCCCGGCCTGGCGGCCAAGCCGGGCTTCGACAACAAGGAGATTCGCATCGCCCAGTGGGGTCCCCAGACGGGACCCGCTGCCCCCTGGGGCAATGTGGCACGAGGGAGCCGGCTGCTGTTCGATCTGGTCAACGAAGAGGGGGGGATCCACGGCCGGAAGATCAAGTACTTCATCCGCGACGACCAGTACAACCCGGCTCAGACGGTCGCCGTGGTCAAGGACGTGGTGGAGCGGGAAGGTATCTTCGCCTTTGTCGGAGGCACCTCCGGGGCCAGCGGACTGGCGGTCAAGGACTACCTGGCGGCCAACAAGGTCGTCTGGGTTTCGCCGGCGACGAGCATCAAGGAATACGTGATGCCGGTGAATCCTTACATTTTCGCCCTGATGCCCCTTTACGACGACGAGGCGAGCATCCTGACCAGGTACGTGGTGGAGAAGCTGAAGATCCGGAAGATCGGCGTCCTCTACCAGAACGATCCCTACGGAAAGAACGGCCTGAACGGCGTGAAGCAGCGCCTGGCCCACCTGAAGATCGCCGCGGTGGCGGAGGTGCCCGTCGAGGCAGGTGAGAAGGACCTGGCTTCCCAGATCATGAGGTTCAAGAATGCCGGGGCCGAGGCGGTCTATCTCCAGGTGAATCCGACCTCGGCGGTTATCGCCCTCAAGACGGCCGCCGCTGTCGGCTTCAAGCCGCAGTGGGTGGCATCCTCCACCCTGTCCGACTATGCGCTGATGCACAAGATTTCCGGCGGCCTGTGGGAAGGGGTCATCACCGGCGCCTTTACCGAGCCCGTCGATTCGGCCCTGCCCCTGATGACGAAGTATCGCGAGGCGGCCAGGAGGCTGGATCCGAAGGAGCGATGGGCCCTTTTCTATCTCGGGGGCATCGTCTTCGCCGAGCCTCTCGTGGATGCCCTGAAACGGACCGGCAAAAACCTCAGCACCGATGCTTTCGTCCGAGCCCTCAACTCGACGAAGGACTTCAAGGGCGTCGGTCCGACGATCACCTGGACGAAGAGCCAGCACCAGGGGAGCGATTCCATCCAGATCTGGCAGTGCGGCCCCAAGGGCGCTCTGAAGGTCCTGCAGGGATGGACCGCCAACGATCTGGCACGGTGGAAAAAGAAATAA